A genomic segment from Daphnia pulex isolate KAP4 chromosome 5, ASM2113471v1 encodes:
- the LOC124194612 gene encoding E3 ubiquitin-protein ligase RNF25-like — protein MNNGNAHNESDQSVLEEIEALEAILFSELDVTYSPSGRPIEFRHTLYPSTADDANQHYVCLTLVMKFPAGYPDQPPSVNLKNPRGLGDDFLANALKLCNEKCQDFSGSPVIYEIIELLRECLTNSNRPTGHCTICLFDFHPDDVFTYTPCYHHFHSHCLSRFCESMQTQWKEEDDQETANNPRGSNWKEKKTKQFTCPVCREVINVELASLKLAPPPHEVENFQEQFSKDAKFTAWRKEMDKQYHRQKTRGGIIDKDMEDSRFLVVTENTAATSPSTAEAPSFTTEKVVQQSQSQPEIKAAPVQAPSTSKPVASRPDWSRPQQHNRRPVRGKWIRSSDSNGKERPVPAQNIARPSNPPNRQSSTEKHNSQPRHRAEESTLPVAERPYGTAPHPPPAARSNGTAPHPPSATQVRPPPGFAPR, from the exons ATGAACAATGGAAATGCTCATAATGAATCAGATCAAAG CGTTTTGGAAGAAATCGAAGCACTTGAAGCTATATTGTTTTCTGAATTGGATGTCACGTATAGCCCTAG TGGAAGGCCAATAGAATTCCGACACACATTATACCCCTCTACTGCTGATGATGCCAATCAACATTATGTCTGCCTGACTCTAGTCATGAAATTCCCAGCTGGTTATCCAGACCAACCACCGTCAGTGAACTTGAAAAATCCCAGAGGCCTTGGAGATGATTTTTTAGCCAATGCTCTTAAGTTGTGCAATGAAAAATGCCAAGATTTTTCTGGGAGCCCTGTTATCTATGAAATAATTGAG TTGTTACGTGAATGTCTTACAAATAGCAACAGACCCACAGGCCATTGCACCATCTGCTTGTTTGACTTTCATCCAGATGATGTGTTTACCTATACTCCTTGCTATCATCATTTCCATTCCCACTGTCTATCTCGCTTCTGTGAGAGTATGCAAACACAGTGGAAAGAGGAGGATGACCAAGAAACTGCCAATAATCCTAGGGGTTCCAActggaaggaaaagaaaacgaaacaa tTTACTTGCCCTGTTTGCCGCGAAGTGATAAACGTCGAGTTAGCTTCTCTGAAACTGGCACCTCCTCCGCATGAGGTTGAGAATTTTCAAGAACAGTTTAGTAAAGATGCCAAATTCACAGCTTGGAGGAAAGAAATGGATAAACAATATCACAGACAAAAGACTAGAGGAGGCATTATTGACAAAGACATGGAGGACAGTCGGTTTCTGGTTGTTACGGAGAACACAGCTGCAACATCCCCCTCGACAGCGGAAGCCCCCTCGTTTACAACGGAAAAAGTTGTCCAACAGTCACAGAGTCAACCCGAAATCAAAGCAGCTCCAGTTCAAGCACCTTCCACTAGTAAACCAGTCGCTAGTAGGCCCGATTGGTCTCGTCCACAGCAACACAACAGGAGACCGGTGCGAGGAAAATGGATCCGTTCATCTGACAGCAATGGCAAAGAACGGCCAGTCCCTGCTCAAAATATCGCACGCCCATCGAATCCCCCCAACCGACAATCGTCAACTGAAAAGCACAATTCTCAACCCCGACATCGTGCAGAAGAGTCGACCCTTCCCGTAGCAGAACGTCCCTACGGTACGGctcctcatcctcctcctGCAGCTCGTTCCAACGGTACGGCTCCTCATCCTCCATCTGCAACTCAAGTTCGTCCACCCCCAGGTTTTGCGCCGAG GTGA
- the LOC124194610 gene encoding 1-phosphatidylinositol 4,5-bisphosphate phosphodiesterase delta-4-like — MELQQLIEPSDFIEGVRSRCAFMKNDITALSKGCQFWKVRSGTDWYLRRFWLDTERMCLRYVPSQKLFWNSCPTHVDLMEITEVRRWKTDFYQQIEKRGNSKKRLDSALSKKMCFTVVFGEREYNLIAQDEDTSSLWLSTLKRLVCIVRSVHHENQYWIWLRLQFRKADEDRTGALTFKQVRDLLERINIKLSRKYAKDLFNAVNVDKKQMNGKQVLDCQEFLQFFRNLTKRSELEEIFETYAVSDSAAMTADELKIFLAQEQFLAVDTLQANALISKHEVSDAKQEGLLTIAGFTSLMKSYDIAIEDHQTLFQDMNQPLSAYYIASSHNTYLKGNQLTSKSSVQAYIKALEQGCRCVELDLWDGPAGDPIIYHGRTLTSQVMLTDVLMDAIKPYAFKVSPYPLILSLESHLSKKQTRRLAFLLSDILGDMLYTTPVDDSMKALPTPEELKNKIIIKAKKLGQTDGESEANESSDDEEDKNESDFDDSDDPADGVKSMDNTVSASNVIEDLDSLADNTANVGRSPEESDSLTNKVTPEELSTEYATRDKKIRMKNQEMENQRKLGSSDIAKSSDQNSSDVMDSDDQLYNLSDLVNICEAKKFGGFHQNIETGRCFHISSLSEIKAKKLIRRERSSFIQHTSNQLVRIYPKGSRTDSSNYDPSQFWSAGCQIVALNYQTSGIYKVINEAFFQVNGKCGYVLKPAVLRKPKMGEIPEAEAGLSGSKVVRLQIISGQNLPKFEKKVIDPYVTVQIMGHPADRFKFKTKHVDDNGFNPCWKETTEFRLRQPELDLLVISVRDKDPMSDDDLVGVRVVPVKSLKSGYGHICLLCREGNPIPNATIFLHVSIRDLPSA, encoded by the exons ATGGAGCTGCAACAGTTAATTGAACCGTCTGATTTTATTGAAG GTGTGCGCAGTCGTTGTGCCTTTATGAAAAATGACATCACGGCCTTGTCAAAAGGCTGCCAGTTTTGGAAAGTTCGGTCCGGAACAGATTGGTATCTACGTCGGTTTTGGTTGGACACGGAACGGATGTGCCTTCGCTATGTTCCTTCACAAAAACTGTTTTGGAATTCATGTCCAACGCACG TTGACTTGATGGAAATCACGGAGGTTCGACGATGGAAAACGGATTTTTatcaacaaattgaaaaaagaggaaattcaaaaaagcgGTTGGACTCGGCATTGAGCAAAAAAATGTGCTTCACAGTCGTATTTGGTGAACGTGAATACAATCTAATTGCTCAGGACGAAGACACGTCGAGCTTGTGGCTGTCCACTCTCAAAAGACTTGTCTGCATTGTTCGGAGCGTTCACCATGAAAATCAATATTGGAT aTGGTTGAGACTGCAGTTTAGAAAGGCCGACGAGGACAGGACAGGGGCACTGACCTTTAAACAAGTGCGGGATTTACTCGAACGGATCAACATCAAATTGAGTCGCAAATATGCAAAGGATCTGTTTAAC GCTGTTAACGTGGACAAGAAACAGATGAACGGAAAACAGGTTTTAGACTGCCAAGAATTCCTCCAGTTTTTTCGTAACCTCACTAAAAGATCCGAACTGGAAGAGATTTTTGAAAC ATATGCTGTTTCGGATTCGGCAGCCATGACCGCTGATGAGTTGAAGATCTTCCTGGCTCAGGAACAGTTTTTGGCTGTCGATACACTCCAAGCAAACGCCCTGATTTCCAAACACGAAGTCTCTGACGCCAAACAAGAAGGACTACTCACCATAGCTG GTTTTACCTCATTAATGAAATCATATGATATCGCTATCGAAGACCACCAAACACTGTTCCAAGATATGAATCAGCCGTTGTCCGCTTATTACATAGCGTCCTCTCACAATAC ATACTTGAAGGGTAACCAATTAACCAGCAAAAGTAGCGTGCAGGCATATATAAAGGCTTTGGAGCAAGGCTGCCGTTGTGTTGAAC TGGATCTTTGGGATGGTCCTGCCGGAGATCCGATTATCTACCATGGGCGTACTTTAACATCTCAAGTAATGCTAACGGATGTTCTGATGGACGCTATAAAGCCCTACGCTTTTAAAGTTTCACCATACCCACTGATTCTCTCTCTGGAGTCCCACCTTTCGAAAAAGCAAACAAGGAGACTGGCCTTCTTACTCAGCGATATTCTTGGAG aTATGTTGTATACAACGCCCGTTGATGATTCAATGAAAGCGCTGCCAACTCccgaagaattaaaaaataaaatcatcatCAAGGCCAAAAAACTTGGACAAACTGATGGTGAATCAGAAGCCAACGAAAGTAgcgatgacgaagaagataaAAACGAAAGTGACTTCGACGATTCTGATGATCCAGCTGATGGAGTTAAATCGATGGATAATACCGTTTCAGCTTCGAATGTAATAGAAGATTTGGATTCATTAGCCGATAATACAGCGAATGTCGGGCGCTCACCAGAGGAATCTGATTCATTGACGAATAAAGTCACCCCAGAAGAACTTTCAACTGAATACGCAACGAGggacaaaaaaatacgaatgaAGAATcaagaaatggaaaatcaaagaaagttGGGAAGTTCGGATATTGCAAAGTCATCAGATCAAAATTCAAGTGACGTTATGGACAGT GATGACCAATTGTACAATCTGTCAGATTTAGTAAATATTTGCGAAGCGAAAAAATTTGGTGgatttcatcaaaatatcGAAACAG GTCGATGTTTTCACATCTCGTCACTTTcggaaataaaagcaaaaaaactAATTCGCCGTGAGCGATCGAGTTTCATTCAGCATACCAGTAATCAACTAGTGCGGATATACCCGAAAGGCTCGCGAACTGACAGTTCGAACTACGACCCATCACAGTTCTGGAGCGCAGGCTGTCAGATAg TGGCTTTGAACTACCAAACAAGTGGAATCTATAAAGTTATCAACGAGGCATTTTTTCAAGTTAACGGAAAGTGTGGATATGTGCTTAAGCCAGCCGTCTTGCGTAAGccaaaaatgggagaaattcCGGAAGCGGAAGCTGGATT ATCGGGTAGCAAGGTTGTTCGACTTCAAATTATAAGTGGACAAAATCTcccgaaatttgaaaagaaagtcaTTGATCCCTATGTTACGGTTCAAATCATGGGTCATCCGGCTGACCGctttaaattcaaaacaaagCACGTAGACGATAATG GCTTCAATCCCTGTTGGAAAGAGACGACCGAATTTCGATTACGACAGCCTGAATTAGACCTTCTTGTTATTTCGGTTAGGGACAAAGATCCTATGTCGGACGATGATTTAGTTGGTGTAAGGGTAGTCCCagttaaaagtttaaaatcag GTTATGGACATATTTGCCTATTGTGTCGAGAAGGAAATCCAATACCGAACGCAACTATATTCCTTCATGTATCAATTCGTGATTTGCCATCTGCATAG
- the LOC124194615 gene encoding glycosylphosphatidylinositol anchor attachment 1 protein-like, whose protein sequence is MGLLSNPSDKQLSPLLLKFVGKQKVLSSLFYIGSIVWFVCLAYRQFNAGTYFSENALLPGLVHSNFKEDFLARQYVAAIKAEAERYPNGMPHAFIAAQFKQLGLDTFTHNFSVKYPLDENEVYSGKNVYGILRASRGASTECLVMSVPYRPPDSVLTGTNAGIAVMLSLAASFRAASYWARDVIFVVTEHEQLGMEAWLEAYHYTSSGSNSIDFGQLDARAGAIQAAINLEIPYEKISHIDVRMEGLNGQLPNLDLVNLVHRLFQQERFTTTLKEREDYPDPLSMEGWIYSASSLLTLMASQATGVPTGNHGLFHRFGIEALTVAGSYKRGWHGSNFLLMGRAIEGIMRSLNNLQERFHQSFFFYLLPATNRYVSIGVYMPPFGLMIGSMLLQAVALYISRKENPNEKQNWNFLNLGSFVLYSTICGLLFYSAPEKLTRFNRSMALGLSTEDVVFGGFCMLSVIHCILTSTVGVRMLSIQRLSANCVQCAILLLTSTLMYAVAMGNISLAVLTCFIISPVFSIAKPVSQRFLKYCRYAVLMLVHPLSLLFIATLIDTYRVFPEEINQPWKFFGKTHTAAQRALIYAVVDGTFYGNWLFFAVSTLYLPLWSLAWANLGNLSR, encoded by the exons ATGGGTTTATTAAGTAATCCATCCGATAAACAATTGTCTCCtttattgttaaaatttgttgGTAAGCAGAAGGTGCTGTCCAGCTTGTTTTACATTGGAAGCATTGTGTGGTTTGTTTGTCTTGCCTATCGCCAGTTCAACGCCG GAACTTATTTCTCTGAAAATGCATTATTACCTGGTCTTgtacattcaaattttaaggAAGATTTCCTTGCCCGTCAGTATGTAGCTGCCATTAAA GCAGAAGCTGAAAGATACCCAAATGGAATGCCCCATGCATTCATTGCTGCTCAGTTCAAACAATTAGGATTAGATACATTCACCCACAACTTTTCTGTCAAATATCCATTAGATGAAAATGAG gtTTATTCTGGCAAAAATGTTTATGGCATTTTAAGAGCTTCAAGAGGGGCTAGTACAGAATGCCTTGTAATGTCTGTTCCTTACCGACCTCCTGATTCTGTACTGACGGGAACCAACGCTGGAATTGCCGTTATGCTTTCACTGGCAGCATCTTTTCGGG cgGCCTCATACTGGGCTCGAgatgttatttttgttgtaaCCGAGCATGAACAACTTGGTATGGAAGCTTGGTTAGAAGCTTATCACTATACATCGTCtggttcaaattcaattgatttcggGCAGTTGGATGCCCGTGCTGGTGCCATACAA GCTGCAATCAATTTAGAAATCCCATACGAAAAGATATCTCATATCGATGTACGAATGGAAGGGTTGAATGGGCAACTTCCAAATTTAGATCTCGTTAACCTTGTGCATAGACTGTTCCAGCAGGAGAGATTTACAACCACTTTGAAAGAGAGG GAGGACTATCCGGATCCTCTTAGCATGGAAGGTTGGATATATTCCGCTTCGTCATTACTGACTTTAATGGCCTCTCAAGCAACTGGAGTGCCCACTGGAAACCATGGCCTCTTCCACCG GTTTGGAATTGAAGCCTTAACAGTGGCTGGCTCGTATAAGAGAGGGTGGCACGGATCAAATTTTCTGTTGATGGGAag AGCAATCGAGGGTATCATGAGAAGTTTGAACAACCTGCAAGAAAGATTTCaccaatcttttttcttttatctattACCTGCTACCAATCGCTATGTTTCTATTG gtgtATATATGCCGCCATTTGGGCTTATGATTGGCTCGATGTTATTACAAGCTGTTGCACTTTATATATCACGAAAAGAGaatccaaatgaaaaacaaaattggaatttcCTTAATTTAGGCTCGTTTGTGTTGTATAGTACGATTTGTGGTTTGCTTTTTTACTCAGCGCCCGAAAAACTTACAAGATTTAATCGTTCTATGGCATTGGGGCTAAGCACGGAAGACGTTGTTTTTGGAGGATTTTGTATGCTCAGCGTAATTCATTGCATTTTAACTTCAACTGTTGGCGTCAG AATGCTGTCCATCCAACGATTATCTGCCAATTGTGTTCAATGCGCAATTCTTTTACTAACATCTACTCTGATGTACGCAGTTGCGATGGGCAATATTTCCCTAGCCGTGCTCACTTGTTTTATAATCAGTCCGGTATTTTCCATTGCCAAACCAGTTTCCCAAAG GTTCTTGAAATATTGCCGCTACGCTGTGCTAATGTTAGTACATCCTCTATCGCTGCTCTTTATCGCTACACTTATTGATACTTACAGAGTGTTTCCGGAGGAAATAAATCAACCTTGGAAATTTTTCGGTAAAACACATACAGCTGCCCAGCGTGCTCTGATTTACGCGGTTGTTGATGGAACGTTTTATGGAAATTGGCTTTTCTTTGCTGTATCAACTCTTTACTTGCCGCTATGGTCACTTGCCTGGGCAAATTTGGGTAATTTATCAcgttaa
- the LOC124194616 gene encoding sesquipedalian-1-like, with product MKVNEKNLIAIANASNLVIDKEGWLNKKGESNKGFQKRWFVLKGNLLYYFEKKTDREPAGVVIVEGCTVELSEEDEAYSFNITFHGPGDRTFVLSAENQELMEEWMKAVTCASYDYMKVMVTELQKQVDELTELERLRKLGLNSVTDGLAVPPVVPARQRHNPFNLIERETSSNVATRKVIKKQNFTSIHNEYGQQIKTYRDVWKREKRANLTSVIKEDVLITL from the exons ATGAAAGTGAATGAAAAGAATCTCATAGCTATCGCCAATGCCTCTAATTTGGTTATCGATAAAGAAGGCTGGcttaataaaaaaggagaatctaACAAGGGTTTCCAAAAACGCTGGTTCGTTTTGAAAGGAAACCTTTTGTActatttcgaaaagaaaactgaCAGAGAGCCAGCTGGAGTGGTTATAGTTGAAGGATGTACTGTGG AGTTGTCAGAAGAGGATGAAGCATATAGCTTTAATATAACTTTCCATGGTCCAGGAGATCGCACTTTTGTTTTAAGTGCAGAGAACCAGGAACTGATGGAAGAATGGATGAAAGCAGTAACTTGTGCTAGCTATGATTATATGAAGGTTATGGTAACTGAACTACAAAAGCAAGTAGATGAACTT ACAGAGCTTGAGCGGTTACGGAAACTTGGATTGAATAGTGTAACAGATGGCTTGGCAGTACCACCTGTTGTTCCAGCCAGACAACGTCATAATCCTTTTAACTTGATAGAAAGGGAAACTAGTTCCAATGTAGCCACTcgaaaagtaataaaaaaacaaaattttacctCCATTCATAATGAGTATGgtcaacaaattaaaacatataGAGATGTATGGAAGAGGGAAAAGAGAGCTAATTTAACCAGTGTTATCAAAGAAGATGTGCTGATAACTTTGTAG
- the LOC124194617 gene encoding proteasome subunit beta type-5-like gives MALFEICGINSRSNFKSTENDELEGVMTSLNTIGNPCQLALPPLGCPSNTYSKNPVDENGREMKINYDHGTTTLGFKYQGGIVLAVDSRATGGQYIGSGSVKKIIEINDFLLGTMAGGAADCTYWERVLSKQCRLYELRNKERISVAAASKLLVNMVYNYKGMGLSMGVMIAGWDKKGPGLYYVDNDGTRTPGQVFSVGSGSLYAYGVLDSGYRNDLTDEEAYELGRRAIYHATYRDASSGGIIRVYHIKSTGWVKISEQDCTELHYQYEEAERKSK, from the exons ATGGCTCTCTTTGAAATTTGCGGAATTAATTCTCGTTCAAACTTCAAAAGCACTGAAAATGACGAACTAGAAGGCGTTATGACGTCTCTAAACACCATTGGGAACCCTTGTCAATTAGCCTTGCCACCATTGGGTTGT ccAAGTAACACATACAGCAAGAATCCTGTTGATGAAAATGGCAGAGAAATGAAGATAAACTATGATCATGGTACCACAACACTTGGTTTTAAATACCAGGGAGGAATAGTCCTTGCTGTAGATTCTCGAGCAACTGGAGGACAATACATTG GATCTGGCTCagtgaaaaaaatcattgaaatcAATGACTTTTTACTTGGAACTATGGCTGGTGGTGCTGCTGATTGCACTTATTGGGAGCGTGTCCTTTCAAAGCAGTGCAGACTTTATGAACTTCGCAACAAAGAACGTATCTCTGTGGCTGCTGCATCTAAACTGCTTGTGAACATGGTATATAACTACAAAGGCATGGGACTTAGTATGGGAGTCATGATTGCAGGGTGGGACaaaaag GGTCCTGGTTTGTACTATGTTGATAATGATGGAACCAGAACTCCAGGGCAGGTATTTTCTGTTGGATCAGGATCACTTTATGCATATGGTGTGCTTGATTCTGGCTACAGAAATGACCTTACAGATGAAGAGGCTTATGAACTGGGTCGTAGGGCCATCTATCACGCAACTTATCGTGATGCTAGCAGCGGTGGTATTATTCGAG TGTATCACATTAAGAGTACCGGGTGGGTCAAGATTTCTGAACAAGATTGCACGGAGCTTCATTATCAGTACGAAGAAGCTGAGCGTAAatccaaataa